A region from the Nostoc sp. HK-01 genome encodes:
- a CDS encoding cobyrinic acid a,c-diamide synthase translates to MSVTTDSLREALQNLPENAPEAIVSDLFAPHLLRTLGFQPEEIYPQYNTGDGDVDKAARKTNGEDVFLNTKSNPYLLLELKGRDINLSEDAAQYHTTVKQLKRYLLAPNCQTVQWGIITNSSHIQLFRKHGKVIFPATKCLSLNVYNIDKIVAAIRQKIENVPKALTVAVYNNKGGVGKTTTTVNLAAILTFLGKKVLAIDFDPNQQDLTSSLGLPLSNGSVFEALKERNVELQSTLHPYKFPIKKHKIDLRFDVIPADQKLTEESESELFNYLTINTLYRKLEFSRQEYDYILIDAPPNWRIFSQLAVYAADVVFIPTKHNNLFSLENAAMAMKKFIPEVQAKKADGSPIPLPIFFNGEKITPPKLAVAQQEINNILKTAKKEGFNLLPYFYPKYTNTNKDLRIHEIPSYANIADSAFARIPAVYRDRSAHEYYKNLAKEYFLQ, encoded by the coding sequence ATGAGTGTAACTACTGATAGTCTTCGAGAGGCACTGCAAAACCTTCCTGAAAATGCACCAGAAGCTATTGTAAGCGACCTTTTTGCTCCTCACCTGCTAAGGACTTTAGGGTTTCAGCCTGAAGAAATTTATCCACAATATAATACTGGTGACGGTGATGTTGATAAGGCAGCCAGGAAAACTAATGGGGAGGATGTTTTTCTCAACACCAAGTCTAATCCATACCTCCTATTAGAGTTGAAAGGGCGAGATATTAACCTATCTGAAGATGCAGCACAATATCACACAACTGTTAAGCAACTCAAGCGTTATCTACTTGCTCCTAATTGCCAAACTGTACAATGGGGAATAATTACTAACTCTTCTCATATTCAATTGTTTCGCAAGCACGGAAAAGTAATTTTTCCTGCAACAAAATGTTTGTCACTAAACGTCTATAACATTGATAAGATAGTTGCGGCAATTCGCCAAAAAATTGAAAATGTTCCAAAAGCCCTAACTGTAGCAGTTTATAACAATAAGGGTGGAGTTGGAAAAACAACTACTACTGTCAATTTAGCTGCAATCTTAACTTTTTTAGGGAAAAAAGTTTTAGCCATTGATTTTGATCCTAACCAACAAGATTTAACAAGTTCTTTAGGTCTTCCTTTAAGTAACGGGAGTGTTTTTGAGGCTCTTAAAGAAAGAAATGTAGAACTTCAGAGTACTCTACATCCTTATAAATTTCCTATCAAAAAGCATAAGATAGATCTGAGGTTTGATGTTATTCCTGCTGACCAAAAACTAACAGAAGAATCTGAAAGTGAATTATTTAATTATTTGACAATTAACACCCTTTATCGCAAGTTAGAATTTTCAAGACAAGAATATGACTACATTTTGATTGATGCACCACCTAACTGGCGGATATTTAGCCAATTAGCTGTTTATGCAGCTGATGTTGTCTTTATTCCTACAAAGCATAACAATCTTTTTTCTTTAGAAAATGCAGCAATGGCAATGAAAAAGTTCATTCCTGAAGTCCAAGCTAAAAAAGCAGATGGTAGCCCTATTCCATTACCAATTTTTTTTAATGGAGAAAAGATTACACCGCCTAAATTAGCAGTTGCTCAACAAGAAATTAATAATATTCTTAAAACTGCTAAAAAAGAGGGATTTAATTTACTTCCTTACTTTTATCCCAAGTATACCAATACCAACAAAGACCTTCGTATTCATGAGATTCCAAGCTACGCTAATATAGCTGATTCAGCTTTTGCTCGTATTCCTGCGGTTTATCGAGATCGATCTGCTCATGAATATTACAAAAATCTAGCAAAGGAGTATTTCCTACAATGA